A window of the Zeugodacus cucurbitae isolate PBARC_wt_2022May chromosome 2, idZeuCucr1.2, whole genome shotgun sequence genome harbors these coding sequences:
- the LOC128922680 gene encoding tachykinin-like peptides receptor 99D: MLLFLTTGEVELNDDTRIVCYIEWPDGPTNHSQQEYVYNIVFMILTYILPIISMTVTYSRVGIELWDSKAFEKYTPR, translated from the exons ATGCTGCTCTTCTTAACAACCGGCGAGGTTGAATTGAACGATGACACGCGAATTGTATGTTACATCGAATGGCCTGATGGTCCCACGAATCATTCGCAACAAGAATATGT ttataatattgtttttatgatACTCACTTATATACTACCCATCATTTCGATGACAGTTACGTATTCACGAGTCGGCATTGAACTTTGGGACTCAAAGGCATTCGAAAAGTACACGCCGCGGTAA
- the LOC114804816 gene encoding uncharacterized protein LOC114804816 has protein sequence MVRGEVASTSKGDSAKLTGVPGPGSNARKQVSASKKLESDRRMAAKILERYGGEHAEQKPGQHASTLEWARKVLSDGGDSKPVGLGETQSHVKRQRSFEGESSLGKKPRVGEAPKFSEIAKLAGSIELGVCDRSREDGAISHDEWKRVAAAISAVFMRVIRGNPGPPPSCESAGWHYGIHKLVRCADERSASLYKEAVSLVGEVWKGAKLEAVAKEELPLHPRARVWLPAEPSTTGEIEEILHYCNPSLPVQNWKVIRLEKTQEPYRQALILLNKESLGPLSDVKGVISYGFEKVVLRVLPTDAKADVPLPSGAGEEGIDAQTGMDVDSSHSDTASIGDGSVFNLGKLFEEDRAECMESAELALLEKSLEDEDPAN, from the coding sequence ATGGTGCGAGGCGAAGTCGCCAGCACCAGTAAAGGAGATTCTGCTAAGCTCACAGGAGTCCCGGGGCCCGGATCAAACGCTAGAAAACAGGTGTCGGCGTCCAAAAAGTTGGAGTCGGACCGCCGCATGGCAGCCAAAATCTTGGAACGCTACGGTGGCGAGCATGCTGAGCAGAAACCTGGGCAGCATGCTAGCACACTCGAGTGGGCTAGGAAGGTGCTTAGCGACGGTGGCGATAGTAAACCGGTGGGATTGGGTGAAACTCAATCGCATGTTAAGCGACAAAGATCGTTCGAGGGGGAATCCTCTCTTGGTAAGAAACCTCGGGTTGGAGAGGCCCCTAAGTTTAGCGAAATCGCCAAACTTGCGGGGTCTATTGAGCTGGGGGTATGCGATCGGAGCAGGGAAGATGGAGCCATCTCCCACGATGAGTGGAAGCGGGTCGCGGCGGCCATTTCCGCGGTTTTCATGAGGGTGATCAGAGGAAACCCTGGTCCCCCTCCAAGCTGCGAGAGCGCAGGATGGCACTACGGCATCCACAAGCTTGTCAGGTGTGCTGATGAAAGATCAGCATCCTTGTACAAGGAAGCGGTGTCCCTGGTGGGAGAGGTCTGGAAGGGGGCTAAGCTCGAGGCGGTGGCCAAGGAAGAACTTCCACTACACCCTCGTGCTCGGGTGTGGCTTCCCGCCGAACCCTCCACTACAGGAGAGATCGAAGAAATCTTGCATTATTGCAATCCTTCTCTTCCTGTTCAAAATTGGAAGGTCATTCGGCTAGAGAAAACTCAGGAGCCATATCGGCAAGCGCTGATACTTCTGAACAAGGAGTCCTTGGGTCCTCTCAGCGATGTAAAGGGGGTCATCAGCTATGGTTTCGAGAAGGTGGTCCTTCGGGTCCTCCCTACCGATGCCAAAGCCGATGTCCCACTACCTTCAGGAGCGGGAGAGGAGGGAATTGATGCCCAAACGGGCATGGATGTTGACTCATCCCACTCGGACACGGCGAGTATTGGAGATGGATCCGTCTTCAATCTCGGCAAACTGTTCGAGGAGGATCGAGCCGAGTGTATGGAGAGTGCGGAACTCGCACTGTTGGAGAAGAGTTTGGAGGATGAAGATCCTGCAAATTAA